The following coding sequences lie in one Arachis hypogaea cultivar Tifrunner chromosome 9, arahy.Tifrunner.gnm2.J5K5, whole genome shotgun sequence genomic window:
- the LOC112711038 gene encoding uncharacterized protein encodes MSSKEKPTLGGTRIKTRKRNIAAPLDPEAFSDAVVQIYLDNAGDLELVAKSIESSELDFSRYGDTFFEVVFIGCRTQPGTTKPDEGDRHPYSIIECEPKREVILPSVIYTQKILRRKPFLIKNLENVMRRFLQSLEFFEENERKKLAIFTALAFSQKLSGLPPETVFQPLLKDNLVGKGLVLSFVTEFFKEYLVDNSLDDLISILKRGKVEDNLLDFFPPSKRSNESFAEHFKKEGLITLVEYNEKKIFEVKLKEMKSTLTTLITEEADISEVIETVKLQVKDAKLPDIEVVRVLWDVLMDAVQWSGKNQQQNSNSALRQVKTWAPLLNTFCTSGKLELELMYKVQMQCYEDAKLMKLFPEIIRSLYEQDVLAEDTILHWFRRGTNTKGRQSFVKALEPFVNWLEEAEEEE; translated from the exons ATGAG CTCCAAGGAGAAACCCACTCTCGG TGGCACGCGGATTAAGACCCGCAAGCGGAATATTGCGGCGCCTTTGGACCCTGAAGCATTCTCGGATGCAGTGGTCCAGATTTATTTGGATAATGCTGGTGATCTG GAACTTGTTGCTAAGAGCATTGAGTCTTCAGAACTTGACTTCTCAAGATACGGTGACACCTTTTTCGAG GTTGTTTTCATTGGTTGTCGTACACAACCTGGAACAACCAAGCCTGATGAAGGGGATCGCCATCCTTACTCTATAATAGAGTGTGAGCCGAAGCGGGAAGTCATTTTGCCATCGGTGATCTACACACAAAAGATTTTGCGAAGGAAGCCATTCCTCATAAAGAATCTTGAAAATGTCATGCGAAGATTCCTACAATCCTTGGAGTTTTTtgaagaaaatgaaaggaaaaagtTGGCAATCTTCACGGCACTTGCATTCTCTCAGAAGCTATCCGGTCTTCCTCCAGAGACTGTCTTCCAACCACTTCTTAAAGATAATCTTGTGGGCAAAGGGCTAGTTCTGTCCTTCGTAACTGAGTTCTTTAAGGAGTATCTGGTTGACAACAGCCTTGATGATCTTATTTCAATTCTGAAACGGGGAAAAGTGGAGGATAATCTTTTGGACTTTTTCCCCCCTTCAAAAAGATCAAATGAGTCTTTTGCTGAGCATTTCAA GAAGGAAGGACTGATAACCTTGGTGGAGTATAATGAGAAGAAAATATTCGAAGTTAAACTTAAGGAAATGAAGTCTACTTTGACGACACTGATAACGGAGGAAGCTGATATATCTGAAGTCATAGAAACAGTGAAGCTGCAAGTTAAAGATGCTAAATTGCCAGATATTGAGGTTGTGCGGGTGTTGTGGGATGTTTTAATGGATGCTGTTCAGTGGTCAGGAAAAAATCAGCAACAGAATTCAAATTCAGCCCTGCGCCAG GTAAAAACTTGGGCACCATTGTTGAATACGTTCTGCACCAGTGGGAAGCTTGAGCTTGAACTGATGTACAAAGTACAGATGCAATGCTACGAGGATGCGAAACTCATGAAGCTGTTCCCTGAGATTATAAGGTCCCTTTATGAGCAGGATGTGCTGGCTGAAGACACGATTCTTCACTGGTTCCGCAGAGGAACGAACACCAAGGGCAG GCAAAGCTTTGTGAAGGCACTTGAACCCTTCGTCAATTGGCTTGAGGAGGCGGAAGAGGAAGAATGA
- the LOC112711037 gene encoding serine carboxypeptidase-like 20, translating to MMMRMIEQHNLVLCVALSSLCIAFAPWISIEAAPPSSLITQLPGFKTSFPSKHYSGYITVDGNVESGKNLFYYFVSSERNPAKDPVVLWLNGGPGCSSFDGFVYEHGPFNFEASKTEGNLPTLHINPYSWSKVSSIIYLDSPAGVGLSYSKNSSKYNTGDLQTASDTHAFLLKWFEEFPEFLENPFYISGESYAGIYVPTLAYEVIKGIKGGIKPVINFKGYMIGNGVTDNTFDGNAFIPFVHGMGLISDSIYEEVKAYCKGNDDESDMCSKSYLKVDRAIEDLNVYNILEPCYHGSTGNVSLPTSFKQLGKSEKPHPVRKRMFGRAWPLKATVKDGPVTLWPQLAEDGHIPCVSDEVATSWLNNQEVRQAIHAKPESVSGPWELCTGRIYYNHDAGSMIPYHKKLTIMGYRALIFSGDHDMCVPFTGTEAWTRSLGYKIIDEWRPWTSNDQVAGYLQAYNHNLIFLTVKGAGHTVPEYKPREALDFYSRWLEGKSI from the exons atgatgatgaggatgatagaGCAACACAACTTGGTACTTTGCGTAGCTTTATCATCACTTTGCATTGCTTTTGCTCCTTGGATCTCTATTGAAGCTGCCCCTCCATCCTCTCTTATCACACAACTCCCTGGCTTCAAAACTTCTTTCCCATCCAAGCATTATTCCGG ATATATAACTGTTGATGGAAATGTTGAGAGTGGGAAGAACCTGTTCTACTACTTTGTAAGTTCCGAAAGAAATCCAGCAAAGGATCcagttgttctatggttgaatgGTGGACCAGGTTGTTCTAGCTTCGATGGCTTCGTTTATGAGCAtg GGCCATTCAACTTTGAGGCTTCAAAAACGGAAGGGAATCTTCCCACCTTGCATATCAATCCATACAGCTGGTCTAAG GTTTCCAGTATTATTTATTTGGATTCACCTGCTGGGGTGGGTCTCTCTTACTCCAAGAATTCCAGCAAATACAACACTGGGGACTTACAAACTGCATCTGATACTCATGCTTTTCTCCTAAAG TGGTTTGAGGAATTCCCTGAATTTCTTGAAAATCCATTTTATATTTCCGGGGAGTCTTATGCTGGAATATATGTTCCCACGTTGGCTTATGAAGTGATCAAAG GAATCAAGGGTGGTATTAAGCCCGTGATCAATTTCAAG GGTTATATGATTGGAAATGGTGTCACGGACAACACCTTCGATGGCAACGCTTTTATCCCATTTGTGCATGGGATGGGCCTCATATCCGACAGTATCTACGAG GAAGTAAAAGCTTATTGCAAAGGAAATGATGACGAAAGTGATATGTGCTCAAAGAGTTACCTAAAAGTTGACAGG GCCATTGAAGATCTTAATGTGTACAACATACTAGAGCCATGCTATCATGGTTCAACAGGGAATGTGAGTTTGCCAACGAGTTTCAAGCAATTAGGGAAAAGTGAGAAGCCACACCCTGTGAGGAAGAGGATGTTTGGTAGGGCATGGCCCCTTAAAGCCACAGTCAAAGATGGCCCAGTTACATTGTGGCCCCAGTTGGCTGAAGATGGCCACATTCCTTGTGTC AGTGATGAGGTAGCAACTTCATGGCTGAATAACCAAGAAGTCAGACAAGCCATTCATGCTAAACCA GAAAGTGTTTCGGGTCCGTGGGAATTATGCACTGGAAGGATATATTACAATCACGATGCTGGAAGCATGATTCCATACCACAAGAAACTAACGATCATGGGCTATCGAGCACTAATTTTCAG TGGTGACCATGATATGTGTGTGCCATTTACTGGAACTGAGGCATGGACACGATCTCTTGGATATAAGATCATAGATGAATGGAGGCCATGGACCTCTAATGACCAAGTTGCTGG ATACTTGCAAGCATACAATCACAACCTCATCTTCCTCACTGTCAAG GGAGCTGGACACACAGTCCCTGAATACAAGCCACGCGAGGCACTGGATTTTTACAGCAGATGGTTGGAAGGGAAATCCATATAA